One stretch of Chlamydia abortus DNA includes these proteins:
- the rpoN gene encoding RNA polymerase factor sigma-54, giving the protein MLQHHQKLSLHYLPSLRMQQGLQILQSPITELSSYILQQIIHNPFFDISSLEEEEWSTCSSFSSLDASYSRPESLFSHLLTQVQQTFDRSEDLLIAQHIIGNLSDQGLFLSSPEELSLQLEVSLETIDKVWKTIQHFHPLGIASPSLQDYWLLHLEGSPHDLAYKIIKEHYSLLINCDFLRIAKKCHCSPSNLRYALKNALTTIPWCPAQGYASSSNIQPALPDVYVAKQDRVWEIQISSQGLPPIKLNREVFHIYEQLPREEKKSLTQQILSAKWLIKNLRKREQTLFSIVEKILPHQENFLLGKTSCPKPLSVKILSEELPYHESTIFRAIENKTLAGPIGIIPLKHLFPRAVSPSDAQSKETILQWIHQWVASETIPLSDADISERISQQGIQCARRTVAKYRTQLKILPAHKRKVHSQM; this is encoded by the coding sequence ATGCTTCAACACCATCAAAAGCTTTCTCTTCACTACCTTCCCTCGCTGCGTATGCAGCAGGGATTGCAAATATTACAATCTCCGATTACCGAGCTCTCCTCCTATATACTCCAACAAATCATTCATAATCCATTTTTTGATATCTCTTCTCTAGAGGAGGAAGAATGGTCAACCTGTTCTTCATTCTCTTCCTTGGATGCTTCCTATTCTCGTCCTGAATCTTTATTTTCCCATCTTCTCACACAGGTTCAACAAACTTTTGATCGTTCTGAAGATCTGCTTATTGCTCAGCACATTATAGGGAATCTCTCAGATCAAGGGTTGTTTCTTTCTTCTCCCGAAGAACTCTCGCTACAACTTGAAGTTTCTTTAGAGACCATTGATAAAGTATGGAAAACGATTCAACATTTCCATCCTCTGGGCATTGCTTCTCCATCTCTACAAGATTATTGGCTTCTACATTTAGAAGGCTCTCCACATGATCTTGCTTACAAGATTATCAAAGAGCACTACTCTCTTTTGATTAACTGTGACTTCCTTCGTATCGCAAAGAAATGTCACTGCTCCCCTTCAAACTTAAGATATGCTCTTAAAAATGCATTAACCACAATCCCGTGGTGCCCTGCCCAGGGATACGCTTCCTCTTCCAATATACAACCCGCGCTTCCTGACGTCTATGTCGCTAAACAAGATCGGGTTTGGGAGATTCAAATCAGTTCCCAAGGACTACCTCCCATAAAACTTAATCGCGAGGTATTTCATATTTATGAACAGCTGCCTAGAGAGGAAAAAAAGTCCCTCACACAGCAAATTCTTTCTGCTAAATGGCTGATTAAAAACTTAAGAAAACGAGAACAAACATTATTTTCTATTGTTGAGAAAATCCTTCCGCATCAGGAAAACTTTCTCCTGGGCAAAACGTCCTGCCCGAAACCATTGTCGGTAAAAATTTTATCGGAAGAATTGCCCTATCATGAATCTACGATATTTCGTGCTATAGAAAATAAGACACTGGCAGGCCCTATAGGCATCATACCTCTGAAACACCTCTTCCCTCGAGCTGTCAGTCCTAGTGATGCCCAATCCAAAGAAACTATATTACAATGGATTCATCAATGGGTAGCTTCTGAAACTATCCCGTTGTCTGATGCGGATATTAGCGAACGTATCTCACAGCAGGGCATCCAATGTGCCCGTCGCACGGTAGCGAAATACCGAACACAATTAAAAATTCTCCCCGCTCATAAAAGAAAAGTCCATTCGCAAATGTAA
- a CDS encoding ATP-dependent helicase, whose translation MLTSELNEAQIAAVTSPLSPILVLAGAGAGKTRVVTCRILHLINEGIAPKEILAVTFTNKAAKELKERILHLCPQAHGSDIPMVCTFHSLGVFILRRSIQALNRENNFIIYDQSDTDKLLKQCLQKFNLKKTLSSSIQYHISQAKNRLLSPEDLDPEEYIDPVVSIYKEYQQRLHEANALDFDDLLFLTVRLFQEFPEVRKEYSELWKALLIDEYQDTNHAQYKMAQTIAGKHQNIFAVGDPDQSIYSWRGANIHNILNFEKDYPRALVLRLEDNYRSYGNILNAANALIQNNASRLKKDLRSVKGPGEKIRVFLGKTDKEEAEFVADEISRLHRRSQIPLSDICIFYRTNFQSRTFEDALLRRRIPYEILGGLSFYKRKEIQDILAFLRMFTAKSDVVAFDRTVNLPKRGLGPSTISSLIEYALTNNLPILEACNNVLQTQEVKLSKKQQEGLREYLSIFQQLEHAYATLPLNEFVVATIRITGYFQVLKEDPDTFEDRKSNLDELASKTFEWEQQNTDGTLENFLDDLALKSSTDDTELIADRVNLMTIHNGKGLEFRIAFVVGLEENLFPHANSKSSYENLEEERRLCYVGITRAQDLLYLTAAQTRFLWGTVRVMKPSRFLKEIPRDYLIQVH comes from the coding sequence ATGCTTACTTCAGAATTAAACGAAGCACAAATCGCCGCAGTAACTTCACCACTCAGTCCGATTTTAGTTCTCGCTGGAGCCGGAGCAGGAAAAACTCGTGTAGTCACTTGCCGCATCCTTCATCTCATTAACGAAGGTATCGCCCCTAAAGAAATCCTGGCAGTAACTTTTACCAATAAAGCAGCGAAAGAACTTAAAGAACGTATTTTACATTTATGCCCTCAAGCGCATGGTTCCGACATTCCTATGGTATGCACATTCCACAGCTTAGGGGTGTTTATTTTACGCAGGTCTATACAAGCATTAAATAGAGAAAATAACTTTATTATCTATGATCAAAGTGACACGGACAAACTGCTCAAACAATGCTTACAAAAATTTAATTTAAAGAAAACTCTAAGCAGTTCCATACAATATCATATATCACAAGCAAAAAACCGTTTGCTTTCCCCTGAGGACTTGGATCCCGAAGAATATATCGATCCCGTGGTGTCTATTTATAAAGAATACCAACAACGTTTACACGAAGCCAACGCTTTAGATTTTGATGATTTGTTATTTCTTACCGTCAGACTATTTCAAGAATTTCCTGAGGTTAGAAAAGAATACAGCGAATTATGGAAAGCTCTTTTAATTGACGAGTATCAGGATACCAACCACGCACAATACAAAATGGCTCAGACGATCGCGGGGAAACATCAAAATATATTTGCTGTGGGAGATCCCGACCAATCTATTTACTCTTGGCGTGGGGCCAATATTCATAATATTTTAAACTTTGAAAAAGATTATCCTCGAGCTCTTGTTCTTCGCTTAGAAGATAACTACCGCAGTTACGGAAATATTCTGAATGCTGCCAATGCTCTAATTCAAAACAACGCTTCACGATTGAAGAAAGACCTCCGCAGCGTAAAAGGCCCGGGAGAAAAAATCCGTGTATTCTTGGGCAAAACAGATAAAGAAGAAGCCGAATTTGTAGCTGATGAAATCAGCCGTCTACATAGAAGGTCCCAGATTCCCCTTAGCGATATCTGCATTTTTTATAGGACAAACTTCCAATCTAGAACTTTCGAAGATGCTTTATTACGTAGACGCATTCCCTATGAAATTCTTGGTGGTCTTTCATTTTATAAACGTAAGGAAATTCAAGATATCTTGGCTTTTTTAAGAATGTTCACTGCGAAATCCGACGTGGTTGCTTTTGATAGAACAGTCAATCTTCCTAAGAGAGGGCTAGGTCCTTCTACGATTTCCTCTTTAATTGAGTATGCTCTCACAAATAACTTGCCGATTTTAGAAGCATGTAACAACGTTTTACAAACTCAAGAGGTGAAACTCTCTAAGAAACAACAAGAAGGCTTGAGAGAGTATCTCAGTATTTTTCAACAACTCGAACATGCTTATGCAACCCTTCCTCTGAATGAGTTTGTTGTCGCTACAATACGCATCACGGGATATTTTCAAGTATTAAAGGAAGATCCTGATACTTTCGAAGATCGGAAAAGCAATCTTGACGAACTCGCGTCAAAAACTTTCGAGTGGGAACAGCAAAATACAGATGGAACCTTAGAAAACTTCCTAGACGATCTTGCTTTAAAAAGTTCTACAGATGACACCGAACTGATCGCAGATCGTGTAAATCTCATGACAATTCACAATGGTAAGGGTTTAGAATTCCGCATAGCTTTTGTTGTTGGCTTAGAAGAGAACCTTTTCCCCCATGCAAACTCTAAAAGTAGTTATGAAAATCTTGAAGAAGAACGACGTCTATGTTACGTAGGAATCACTAGAGCCCAAGATCTCCTTTACTTAACAGCAGCGCAAACTCGTTTTCTTTGGGGCACAGTGCGTGTCATGAAACCGAGTCGTTTTCTTAAGGAAATCCCTAGAGATTACTTGATTCAAGTACATTAG
- the ung gene encoding uracil-DNA glycosylase, with protein MQNAFTIDQLPLSWQEQLENEWSQPYMYKLREFLQSEYSQKTIYPAKDNIFTALKSTPFDSVRVVILGQDPYPGEGQAHGLSFSVPQGVRLPPSLVNIFSELHADVGVKNTTGCLQSWADQGILLLNTVLTVRAGSPFSHAGQGWEQFTDAIITKLIENRSHVIFVLWGNAARKTCDLLFRSTHKHAILAAAHPSPLAAHRGFFGCSHFSKINYLLKKLNKPMINWKLP; from the coding sequence ATGCAGAATGCTTTTACTATAGACCAGCTTCCTTTGTCTTGGCAAGAGCAGCTTGAAAATGAATGGTCTCAACCCTACATGTATAAGCTTAGGGAATTTTTACAGTCAGAGTATTCGCAGAAAACCATCTACCCTGCAAAAGACAATATCTTTACTGCATTAAAAAGCACACCTTTTGATTCTGTGCGTGTTGTTATTCTTGGTCAAGATCCTTATCCTGGAGAAGGACAAGCACACGGATTAAGTTTTAGTGTTCCTCAAGGTGTGCGCTTGCCCCCGTCTCTTGTGAACATCTTTAGTGAATTACACGCAGACGTGGGAGTAAAAAATACTACGGGATGTTTACAGTCCTGGGCCGATCAAGGGATCTTATTGTTAAATACTGTATTGACTGTGCGCGCTGGCTCTCCTTTTTCCCATGCGGGTCAGGGATGGGAGCAGTTTACTGACGCCATCATTACCAAGCTCATAGAAAATCGCTCTCATGTCATTTTTGTTTTATGGGGAAATGCTGCAAGGAAAACATGCGATTTGCTTTTTCGTTCCACACATAAACATGCGATTTTAGCCGCTGCGCATCCCTCCCCTTTAGCGGCACATCGTGGCTTTTTCGGTTGTTCGCACTTTTCAAAAATTAACTACCTGCTTAAAAAGCTGAATAAGCCCATGATCAATTGGAAGCTCCCATGA